In the genome of Acidobacteriota bacterium, the window TTTTAAAAAATATTTTTGGATAATCTCAATTAATTTCTCATTATCTAAATCAGAAGAAACAACGATAATCATGTTTCCAGCTTTGAAAAAATTACCATAGAAATTTTTAATGTCTCCTTTTTTTATTTTTTTAAGGGATTCTTCTGTGCCAAAGACTGGATTTCCATATCCTGTATCTCTATATAAACCTTTAAGATAAGCGTTGTAGGCCATTTGAGCCGGGTTATCCTGTTCAGCTTTGATTTGATCGGTCATATAATCTTTAATTCTGTTTATTCTCAAGGATGAAAAGAGAGGATCTGTCATAGATTTACAAATTATGCTTAAAGTCTCCTCGAATTTTTCTGAAAGACATTTTAAGGTTATAAGAGAGTAATCTCCGGTGCAGTTCAGAGAAATTCCTGAGGATGATTCAGTCAGGATTTGAACTTTACTCCAATCTGGGATTTCTATGGATAATCTTGTTGTAAGATAGGCTATCCCATTTTTCTCAGGGGGTTCGATTGAAGTTCCTCCTTTGACAAGAATCTGCATTACAGTAAGTTTAGAAAAGTTGTCGTTCTGAGTTATTATAGTTAAACCATTGTTTAAAACTTTTTTGTTCAGATTTTTCAAAATAAAATTTCCAGTTCCGGGATAGGAAAGAAGAGAGGACGATAAAAATATGAAAGGAAGGAGATGAATTGGAAAAAATCTTTTTTTAATCCTCATCTTAGTTAAATAATATTATTCTTTTTTCTTAGGAGTTATAGAGACAATCACAAATTTTCCTTGGTTAAAATATTTATCAGAAACTTTCCTTAACCCAGAAGTTGTAATCTTCGAAATATTTTCTATGTAATTTCCCCTTGATTCATCCTCATTTAGGATTAAAAATTGAGCTATTGCTCTGGCAATAGATAGGGCTGTTTCCTGAGCATGCTGAAAATCTAATTTAATTCGATTTTTGGCACTCTCTAAATAATCTATTACATTCATCTGTTCTTCTGGAAGATAATCTTGTAGAGAGTATTTAGCTTCTTTTGCCTGTTTAAGGAAATTTATTATTTCTCTTATCGCTCTTCTTAAATATTTCTGCTCAAGAGTTATATGAATGATTATGGCTCCTCCATACTTATTTGATATATAATCCATTGAGATGGAGTTGAGTATAATGTTTCTTCCCCTTAAAAATTCTGCCAGTCTGGGATTAAAGCCAGAGCCGATGATTCTTGTTAATACATCCATTGCATATTGGTCCGGATGATTAAAATCAGGACCAACCATCCCCACAACTAAATAACATTGATTTACATCCATTTCCTTTTCAATTTGAACATCCTTTTTTAAGAGCTGAGCAATTTCGAATTTTTCGGATGGAGATTTTTCAGTAATAACATTCTCAAAAAGGCCTCTTACTTTTTCTTCTACCTGGCTTAGATTAAAATCTCCTATGATAGTCATAGCGCAATTATCAGACCTGAAGTATTTATTGTAAAATTGTTCAATCTGTTCAAGATTTACATTCTCAATTATTTCCTTTTTTCCATATGCTGGATTCATGTAAGGATGATCTTTGAAAAGTTCCTGAAAGAGAATCGATGTTGCATATTTTTTCGGGTCGTCTAAATTATCGTTGATTTCTTCGATAATAATCTTTTTCTCATTTTCCACCTCTTCTTCAGATAGTTT includes:
- a CDS encoding pitrilysin family protein, whose translation is MRIKKRFFPIHLLPFIFLSSSLLSYPGTGNFILKNLNKKVLNNGLTIITQNDNFSKLTVMQILVKGGTSIEPPEKNGIAYLTTRLSIEIPDWSKVQILTESSSGISLNCTGDYSLITLKCLSEKFEETLSIICKSMTDPLFSSLRINRIKDYMTDQIKAEQDNPAQMAYNAYLKGLYRDTGYGNPVFGTEESLKKIKKGDIKNFYGNFFKAGNMIIVVSSDLDNEKLIEIIQKYFLKFPPGKPHGITTFKMRALKNNFFFEKEKKQSFISIGYPLREANPKNFILATLLETLLGKGINSRLWQLRHKEKLAYNVGSKAISMKHGGIIETYIETQNEKREITLEALKKELQDLREKGLTEEELNITKINAKANFLRLNETKDKRTRTLAFFEALGLGYDFFNKFFDELDKINLQEIDEFIRECISPEKEIQVIIGPKKD
- a CDS encoding pitrilysin family protein; its protein translation is MVLKRNKLFFLFFVILLWIFSSAQSQEENKYFIMKNGMKIFLQERHSLPLVNIVTAVNAGSKNENDNNNGLSHLLEHLILFRGTEYRTGQQIGEDIRRYGAYFNAHTGLDLTTFEISVPSEYIDFALKNQKEILFNLKLSEEEVENEKKIIIEEINDNLDDPKKYATSILFQELFKDHPYMNPAYGKKEIIENVNLEQIEQFYNKYFRSDNCAMTIIGDFNLSQVEEKVRGLFENVITEKSPSEKFEIAQLLKKDVQIEKEMDVNQCYLVVGMVGPDFNHPDQYAMDVLTRIIGSGFNPRLAEFLRGRNIILNSISMDYISNKYGGAIIIHITLEQKYLRRAIREIINFLKQAKEAKYSLQDYLPEEQMNVIDYLESAKNRIKLDFQHAQETALSIARAIAQFLILNEDESRGNYIENISKITTSGLRKVSDKYFNQGKFVIVSITPKKKE